In the genome of Rhinolophus ferrumequinum isolate MPI-CBG mRhiFer1 chromosome 24, mRhiFer1_v1.p, whole genome shotgun sequence, one region contains:
- the LOC117016508 gene encoding histone H2A type 3, whose product MSGRGKQGGKARAKAKSRSSRAGLQFPVGRVHRLLRKGNYSERVGAGAPVYLAAVLEYLTAEILELAGNAARDNKKTRIIPRHLQLAIRNDEELNKLLGRVTIAQGGVLPNIQAVLLPKKTESHHKAKGK is encoded by the coding sequence ATGTCTGGCCGCGGCAAGCAGGGTGGTAAAGCGCGCGCCAAAGCGAAGTCTCGTTCTTCGCGGGCCGGGCTTCAGTTTCCTGTGGGCCGCGTTCACCGGTTGCTCCGCAAGGGTAATTACTCCGAGCGCGTGGGTGCTGGCGCACCGGTATATTTGGCAGCGGTACTGGAGTATCTGACAGCTGAGATTCTGGAGCTGGCGGGCAACGCAGCCCGCGACAATAAAAAGACGCGCATCATCCCGCGCCACTTGCAGCTGGCTATCCGCAACGATGAAGAGCTCAACAAGCTGCTAGGCCGCGTGACCATCGCTCAGGGTGGCGTTCTTCCTAACATCCAGGCGGTGCTGCTGCCTAAGAAAACCGAGAGCCACCACAAGGCCAAGGGCAAGTGA
- the H3-4 gene encoding histone H3.1t, with the protein MARTKQTARKSTGGKAPRKQLATKVARKSAPATGGVKKPHRYRPGTVALREIRRYQKSTELLIRKLPFQRLVREIAQDFKTDLRFQSSAVMALQEACESYLVGLFEDTNLCAIHAKRVTIMPKDMQLARRIRGERA; encoded by the coding sequence ATGGCTCGTACCAAGCAGACCGCGCGCAAATCTACCGGCGGCAAGGCCCCACGCAAACAACTGGCCACTAAGGTGGCTCGGAAGAGCGCCCCGGCCACTGGCGGAGTCAAGAAGCCGCACCGCTACCGGCCCGGTACTGTGGCTCTGCGCGAGATCCGTCGCTACCAGAAGTCCACCGAACTGTTGATCCGCAAGCTTCCCTTCCAGCGTCTGGTACGTGAGATTGCGCAGGACTTCAAGACCGACCTACGTTTCCAGAGTTCGGCTGTGATGGCGCTGCAGGAAGCGTGTGAGTCCTATTTGGTGGGGCTCTTCGAAGATACCAACTTATGCGCCATCCACGCCAAGCGCGTCACTATCATGCCCAAGGACATGCAGCTGGCGCGCCGCATCCGCGGAGAGCGCGCCTGA